Proteins from one Drosophila gunungcola strain Sukarami chromosome 3R, Dgunungcola_SK_2, whole genome shotgun sequence genomic window:
- the LOC128252029 gene encoding nuclear pore complex protein Nup133: MERPLQKQLYAISRESSPGVRRYSMPAASADSTRKSFFGGNASCAQLPGSLKKTALTNSRLSLSVRSTQSIPGIRSDYNVVESFGCPLPVVVNEALTFAGSGAGTVTAKVTQNGWAWVVQGRRLLIWQYKDTAKSGSPPRLGKPGRRGGGLAQCRELTLPYSDLGHKSDLVSVFQTEGQQMASCIAVSATGEVRYWSSIAHDGNSVDLSILTGQEFVQLLNLPTQQGYLAVTTTCNLVFLRVGLTNGRFTLHHKTIKPATSFLGGFSKKFASILIGMNTGGDKDQALVGMCCESNSESGETVVAVLSDRAIQRWSLSNKGNAENLLYEDAEVVRRIREEFKTKFWNVRLPADNVEIDLHLLDFHLVKNKAYILAGAVNAAHAPQMCYALVTASAHAENMLLESFTPLKINKFFNAKTEEDCLSLRFVVGSSHIYLYSPKVVYPLHLSNSVPTAELEAEKIEFHLHDDRILSAAICNQMPLFFSRTHGLISITPGDFDSTEMMNLSSCNTPDLFAPNSFNASFGAPDQSALTGSTNNLHLFELDPDEMYNELSDEVGQLKAAFLYHLKRNHNMVKTIVGELLRSVTGADPNGAPIDAYKLDRIVITIAEDLAEDIPISDPRWEEALGDQESNRHAIGSSRSMQIINQLRDKIIAFQHFITFLHSSGVWEKLNAIPCGSHLLKPTSFILSDISEKIVAAMALRSLQTKLPKLIEEAIEATVALWDEKPQGSLTSQDLFYVKLSKLQNVFEALADIADDRIAAQSQTTVSVAHFVNDINSIVLDTLGQVLRHREQQASSFRLSNDKLSSYENLPWTAMAGSAGVRDTLTRLIDISVRYGGHCVSETELKQQLYQQIFELVDLVLDGRRTYLESVRDSEKFNVLQQQFEAQRRELISLLIKDRQYEYAAKLAEKYLDFQSLVLICDETQDKDRLDDYTRKYEEFDFSQFAINWHLRQNRHGEIFERFKGNQTALAQFMRDHPSLGWIQLIFNGDFERAAKVLYELGQCETEFVARKKSMLSLAKLAAFAAAESDLTAQVEKINADLTLVEYQSQLGHDVLLSFGFDSTEQKVLKAEEIINLNIAEENDTATEVEFRKALEILSYVEQPYEMRHKIWCAAIKRDNWTDYDPNNAVDYMQKLLFFRIIEISQLMGHETENFLPPMEDFLESVELGELPQQKPFQYLLKLTYEYVADMFRQPHDMEL, encoded by the exons ATGGAAAGACCCCTGCAGAAGCAGCTGTACGCCATTTCGCGCGAATCGTCTCCGGGCGTACGGAGATATAGCATGCCGGCGGCTTCGGCAGACAGCACGCGAAAATCCTTTTTTGGCGGCAACGCCAGCTGTGCCCAGTTGCCCGGAAGCCTCAAAAAGACTGCCCTGACCAACAG CCGGCTCAGCCTGTCTGTGCGCTCCACTCAATCGATTCCTGGCATCCGCTCCGATTACAATGTGGTGGAGAGCTTTGGCTGCCCACTGCCCGTGGTGGTCAATGAGGCTCTAACGTTTGCGGGATCTGGAGCGGGCACAGTCACCGCCAAAGTGACCCAGAATGGTTGGGCTTGG GTTGTCCAGGGCAGACGCCTCTTGATTTGGCAGTACAAAGACACGGCCAAGTCGGGTTCGCCACCTCGCTTGGGCAAACCTGGTAGGCGTGGCGGTGGTTTAGCCCAGTGCCGGGAGCTGACCCTGCCCTACAGCGACCTGGGTCACAAGAGCGACTTGGTCAGCGTTTTTCAAACGGAGGGCCAGCAAATGGCCTCCTGTATTGCCGTTTCCGCTACCGGAGAAGTGCGCTATTGGTCGTCCATCGCCCACGATGGGAACTCTGTTGATCTCTCGATCCTAACTGGTCAGGAGTTCGTCCAGCTGCTCAATTTGCCAACGCAACAGGGCTATCTAGCCGTTACCACCACCTGCAATCTGGTTTTCCTTCGGGTGGGCCTCACCAATGGACGTTTTACACTTCATCATAAGACCATTAAGCCGGCCACTAGTTTCCTCGGTGGATTTAGCAAGAAATTCGCCTCCATTTTGATTGGCATGAACACGGGTGGGGACAAGGATCAG GCATTGGTTGGCATGTGCTGCGAAAGCAATTCTGAAAGTGGAGAAACAGTAGTGGCCGTGCTCTCGGATCGTGCCATCCAGCGTTGGAGTCTGTCCAACAAAGGCAATGCCGAGAATCTACTATACGAGGATGCAGAAGTGGTGCGCAGAATACGTGAAGAGTTCAAAACCAAATTCTGGAATGTCCGTTTGCCGGCGGACAATGTGGAAATCGATCTGCATCTGCTTGACTTCCACTTGGTGAAGAACAAGGCATATATACTGGCTGGAGCTGTAAATGCTGCTCATGCTCCACAAATGTGCTATGCTCTGG TGACAGCCAGTGCTCATGCGGAAAATATGCTCCTGGAGTCGTTCACGCcgctaaaaataaacaaattctttaaTGCCAAGACCGAGGAGGATTGTCTCAGCCTGCGCTTCGTGGTTGGCAGCAGTCACATCTATCTATACTCGCCGAAGGTTGTGTACCCACTGCACTTATCCAACTCCGTGCCCACAGCGGAGCTGGAGGCGGAGAAGATCGAGTTCCATCTGCATGACGATCGCATTTTGAGTGCTGCCATTTGCAATCAAATGCCATTGTTCTTTAGTCGCACCCATGGCTTGATTTCAATCACTCCAGGTGATTTTGACAGTACCGAAATGATGAACTTGAGCTCCTGCAACACACCGGATCTATTCGCCCCCAATTCGTTTAATGCAAGCTTCGGAGCTCCCGACCAGTCTGCTCTGACTGGCAGCACCAATAATCTGCACCTGTTCGAGCTGGATCCGGATGAAATGTACAACGAACTGAGCGACGAGGTGGGCCAACTTAAGGCAGCGTTCCTCTACCACCTTAAGCGCAACCACAACATGGTCAAGACAATTGTCGGAGAGCTGCTGCGCAGCGTGACTGGAGCCGATCCGAATGGAGCACCCATAGATGCCTATAAGTTGGACAGAATTGTCATCACCATTGCCGAGGACTTGGCCGAAGATATTCCAATATCCGATCCTCGCTGGGAGGAGGCCCTTGGAGATCAGGAAAGCAATCGGCATGCCATTGGCAGTTCGCGTTCCATGCAGATTATCAATCAGTTAAGGGACAAAATCATTGCTTTTCAGCATTTCATCACATTTCTGCATTCCAGTGGAGTTTGGGAAAAG CTCAATGCCATACCTTGTGGTAGTCATTTGCTAAAGCCCACCAGCTTCATACTCTCCGATATCAGCGAAAAGATAGTGGCTGCCATGGCTCTACGTTCGCTGCAGACCAAACTGCCGAAGTTAATCGAAGAGGCCATAGAGGCCACCGTGGCGTTATGGGATGAGAAGCCGCAGGGCAGCCTAACCAGCCAGGATCTATTCTACGTTAAGCTGTCCAAGTTGCAGAACGTTTTCGAGGCCCTAGCCGACATAGCCGACGATCGGATTGCGGCCCAGAGTCAGACCACCGTGTCAGTGGCCCACTTTGTCAACGACATTAACTCCATTGTCCTGGACACGTTGGGTCAGGTGCTTAGGCATCGGGAGCAGCAGGCCAGTAGCTTCAGGCTGAGCAACGACAAACTGTCGTCCTACGAGAATCTGCCCTGGACTGCGATGGCGGGCAGTGCCGGTGTCCGCGACACTTTGACCCGCCTCATCGACATTAGCGTTCGGTATGGCGGCCACTGCGTTAGCGAGACCGAGTTAAAGCAGCAGTTGTACCAGCAAATATTCGAACTGGTCGATCTGGTGCTGGATGGACGAAGAACCTACTTGGAAAGCGTGCGGGACTCTGAGAAGTTCAATGTGCTGCAACAGCAGTTTGAGGCTCAGCGCAGGGAACTCATCTCGTTACTAA TCAAAGATCGACAGTATGAGTATGCCGCAAAACTGGCCGAAAAGTACCTGGACTTCCAGAGTCTGGTGCTGATCTGCGATGAGACGCAGGACAAGGATCGCTTGGATGACTACACCCGCAAGTACGAGGAGTTCGACTTCTCGCAATTTGCCATCAACTGGCATCTGCGTCAGAACAGGCACGGCGAGATCTTCGAGCGCTTCAAGGGCAACCAGACGGCTCTGGCGCAGTTCATGCGCGACCATCCGTCCCTGGGCTGGATCCAGCTAATATTCAACGGCGACTTCGAGCGGGCGGCCAAGGTGCTGTACGAGCTGGGCCAATGCGAAACGGAGTTTGTGGCGCGCAAGAAGTCAATGCTGTCGCTGGCCAAACTGGCTGCCTTCGCAGCAGCCGAATCCGATCTAACCGCTCAGGTCGAGAAGATCAATGCAGATCTTACGCTGGTCGAATATCAGTCGCAACTGGGCCATGACGTGCTGCTAAGTTTTGGCTTCGACTCAACGGAACAAAAGGTTCTGAAAGCAGAGGAGATAATCAAC CTCAACATTGCCGAGGAAAATGACACGGCCACGGAAGTGGAGTTCCGCAAAGCTCTGGAGATTTTGAGCTACGTGGAGCAGCCCTACGAAATGCGGCACAAGATCTGGTGTGCAGCCATAAAACGCGATAACTGGACGGACTACGATCCCAACAACGCCGTGGACTACATGCAGAAGTTGCTCTTCTTCAGGATCATCGAAATCTCGCAGTTGATGGGCCACGAGACCGAGAACTTCTTGCCACCCATGGAGGACTTTCTGGAGAGCGTGGAGCTGGGCGAACTGCCGCAGCAGAAACCGTTTCAGTATCTTTTAAAGCTGACCTACGAGTATGTGGCCGACATGTTCAGGCAGCCACACGATATGGAGCTCTAA